The nucleotide window CGATTTTGTTGTCAGCGGCGAGGGTGACATAGGCCTTGCGATAGCCCGGAATGCGACCCTTCACGCGGCCCTGACGCACGCGACGGCGCGGCTTGACCGTAATGACATTGACATTGGTGACCTTGACCTTGAAGGCTTCTTCCACTGCCTTACCGATCTCGATCCTGTTGGCCTTGGGGTCGACGAAGAAGGCGTACACGCCTTCTTCACGAAGGGCGGTAGCCTTTTCGGTCACCACGGGCCGAAGAAGAATTTTCGTGTAATCCATGTCCATTCCTTTCAAGGCGAGCGACTACTTCAGTCTCTCTTCCAGGTGGGGCAGAGCACCTTCCAGAACCACGAGCTGCTTGCAGTTGAGCACATCGTACACAGTGACAGCGTCGGGAGTGACAAGGGTGATGCCGGGGAGGTTGCGGGCGGCGAGAGCCAGCGTGGGATTCACGCCGTTTTCTTCGGGAGCGGCCACCACGAGGGCCTTGGTGAGACCAAGGTTCTTGGCGACGCCGGCGAAGAGCTTCGTCTTGGCTTCGGCAAGTTCAATGCCCTTCACCACCATGAGGCCGTCGGCCACGCGGGAGGAAAGAGCCATGCGCAGAGCCAGAGCGCGCACCTTCTTGTTGACCTTGAAGCTGTAGTCACGCGGCTGAGGTCCGAAAATGATCGCGCCGCCACGCATGATGGGGGAGCGATTGGAACCCTGACGCGCATTACCAGTGCCCTTCTGCTTGAAGGGCTTCTTGCCGCCGCCGGACACGAAGGCGCGGGTCTTGGCGGCGTGAGTACCGGCACGCTGGGCGGCGCGATAGGCACGAACCACAAGGTTCAGAATCTCCGGCCTCACTTCGACTTCGAACACTTCGGGAGCGAGGGTGACTTCCCCGGCTTCCTGCTTGTTCTGATCGTAAACTTTCATAACAGCCATTGCTTCATCTCCTGTGTTGCGCACTACTGCTTGCGCACCAGCACCAGACCGTTCTTCGGTCCGGGCACGGCACCCTTGATAAGGATGACGTTATCCTCGGGGCGAACTTCCACGATCTTCAGGCCCTGCTGCGTGACGCGTTCGGCGCCCCACTGACCGGCCATCTTCTTGCCCTTGAACACATGGCCCGGGAAGGTGTTGTTACCGATGGAACCACCGGAACGATGCACCTTTTCGTCGCCATGGCCATCGTCCATGCCATGGAAGTTCCAACGGCGCATAACGCCCTGATAACCTTTACCAATGCTGGTACCCGTCACCTTCACGGTGTCGCCGGCGGCGAACACTTCGGCGGTGAGCACCTGGCCGACTTCAACGGAGGCCGGTTCGGCGAGACGGATCTCGCGGACCTCGCGGCAGGGAGCCACGCCGGCCTTGGCGAAGTGACCGCGCAGAGCCTTGGTCACCTTCTTTTCAGCCACTTCTTCAAAGGCGATCTGAAGAGCGTTGTAGCCGTCCTTTTCCACCGTCTTTACCTGGGTCACGGGGCAGGGACCTGCCTTGACCACGGTAACGGCAACAGCGCTGCCGTCGTCGGCGAAAATACGGGTCATGCCCAGCTTTCGTCCAATAATACCCATTTTTTCAGACATGACGCCCCTCTCTAGAGCTTAATTTCCACATCCACGCCGGCGGGCAAGGAAAGCTTGCCCAGAGCGTCCACGGTCTGCTGCGTGGGGTCGAGGATGTCCATAAGGCGCTTGTGGACCCTCATCTCGAACTGTTCACGGGACTTCTTGTCCACATGGACCGAGCGCTGAATCGTGTACTTGTGAATGTTGGTGGGCAGAGGAATAGGCCCAGCCACACCGGCGCCGGTATTGCGCGCCGTGTCCACGATTTCCGCCACAGCCTTGTCCAGGATGCGGTAATCGTAAGCCTTAAGCTTGATACGGATACGATCACTGCCAACTGTCGTCATTGCGAATCTCCATTTTCTGGCAAACCCGCTCCGGCTGATCCCTGTCGGAGTATTTCAGCCGGAGAATCCACCGCCGAAAGGGCGGCTGACCGGTCGAAACGCCGGTCATTTCATGAGGCCTCTTTCCATGCTCACCTTGCGGGGAAAAACGCCCTTCGTTCCTACACCTCAAAGTCAGGATACGACCAAAGACGCCTTTGAAAGTTCAAAGTCGTTCGGCTCATGTGGATATGTATGCGGGGGATAAAAAGAAGAACGGAACCAACGGCGACCGCTTCGAGCCCTGCAAAAGTCCATAAAAGCCGATCCTGGTCGCCAACCTGGCCTGTACC belongs to Mailhella massiliensis and includes:
- the rplW gene encoding 50S ribosomal protein L23 — protein: MDYTKILLRPVVTEKATALREEGVYAFFVDPKANRIEIGKAVEEAFKVKVTNVNVITVKPRRRVRQGRVKGRIPGYRKAYVTLAADNKIDFFEGV
- the rplD gene encoding 50S ribosomal protein L4 — protein: MAVMKVYDQNKQEAGEVTLAPEVFEVEVRPEILNLVVRAYRAAQRAGTHAAKTRAFVSGGGKKPFKQKGTGNARQGSNRSPIMRGGAIIFGPQPRDYSFKVNKKVRALALRMALSSRVADGLMVVKGIELAEAKTKLFAGVAKNLGLTKALVVAAPEENGVNPTLALAARNLPGITLVTPDAVTVYDVLNCKQLVVLEGALPHLEERLK
- the rplC gene encoding 50S ribosomal protein L3, producing MSEKMGIIGRKLGMTRIFADDGSAVAVTVVKAGPCPVTQVKTVEKDGYNALQIAFEEVAEKKVTKALRGHFAKAGVAPCREVREIRLAEPASVEVGQVLTAEVFAAGDTVKVTGTSIGKGYQGVMRRWNFHGMDDGHGDEKVHRSGGSIGNNTFPGHVFKGKKMAGQWGAERVTQQGLKIVEVRPEDNVILIKGAVPGPKNGLVLVRKQ
- the rpsJ gene encoding 30S ribosomal protein S10, coding for MTTVGSDRIRIKLKAYDYRILDKAVAEIVDTARNTGAGVAGPIPLPTNIHKYTIQRSVHVDKKSREQFEMRVHKRLMDILDPTQQTVDALGKLSLPAGVDVEIKL